One Zootoca vivipara chromosome 9, rZooViv1.1, whole genome shotgun sequence DNA window includes the following coding sequences:
- the TSPAN5 gene encoding tetraspanin-5 has product MSGKHYKGPEVSCCIKYFIFGFNVIFWFLGIAFLGIALWAWNEKGVLSNISSITDLGGFDPVWLFLVVGGVMFILGFAGCIGALRENTFLLKFFSVFLGIIFFLELTAGVLAFVFKDWIKDQLYFFINNNIRAYRDDIDLQNLIDFTQEYWQCCGAFGADDWNLNIYFNCTDTNASRERCGVPFSCCTKDPAEDVINTQCGYDARQKPEVDQQIVIYTKGCVPQFEKWLQENLTIVAGIFIGIALLQIFGICLAQNLVSDIEAVRASW; this is encoded by the exons TTTCTGGGCATAGCATTTCTTGGAATTGCACTCTGGGCATGGAATGAAAAA GGAGTGCTGTCCAACATCTCCTCCATCACCGACTTGGGAGGTTTCGATCCAGTTTGGCTCTTCCTCGTGGTAGGAGGAGTGATGTTCATTTTGGGGTTTGCAGGATGCATTGGAGCTCTGCGAGAGAACACCTTCCTTCTCAAGTTT TTTTCAGTATTCCTAGGAATCATTTTCTTCCTGGAACTTACGGCTGGTGTTCTGGCATTTGTCTTCAAAGACTGGATCAAGGATCAGCTGTACTTctttatcaacaacaacatcCGAGCGTACAGAGATGACATTGATTTGCAAAACCTCATAGATTTTACGCAAGAATAT TGGCAGTGCTGCGGAGCCTTTGGAGCAGATGACTGGAACCTCaacatttatttcaactgcaCAGACACCAACGCTAGCCGAGAGCGCTGTGGGGTGCCCTTTTCCTGCTGCACTAAGGATCCTGCT GAAGATGTCATCAATACTCAGTGCGGCTAcgatgccaggcaaaaacca GAAGTTGACCAGCAGATCGTTATCTACACGAAAGGTTGTGTCCCCCAGTTTGAGAAATGGCTGCAAGAGAACCTCACTATAGTGGCTGGCATATTCATTGGGATTGCATTATTGCAg ATATTTGGCATCTGCTTGGCTCAGAACCTGGTTAGCGATATAGAAGCTGTCAGAGCCAGCTGGTAA